In Huiozyma naganishii CBS 8797 chromosome 5, complete genome, the genomic window CTGCAATCTGATGGGTCGAACAGTGTGTGGCCCTGCCAAATGTACTAAGTTTTACGTTATTCGCTAATAACTACCCGATAATGGGATGGGTGAAACTCTTGGTTTCTAAGAAAGAGTCGGAGCTGGTCGCGTGCCCTCCACGCAACACGGATCACTGAACAGAAATCGCTCACCAATGCGTAGTGCAGGGGTATCCAACCAGTTTGGAGTTAATTGCTCCATCGCATGCCAGTGCTAAACCCCATTGCGCGCACTACCTGACCGCCTCACCTCCCCCCCTCGGGACTGCCTTCTCAAACCGAAGTCACATGACTTTTCCGCTACTTctaaaatttttctctctATTTCTGCggttcttctcctctaTAACGGGGACGATGCAGAATTTTTGTGACGTGATGCCGCCCggtttgttgaacttcagTGCGATTTGGCATCAGTGGGACCTGCGTTCGAGGTGAATCTCCCCCGGGGCTCTGTTTTATGGTACGATGACCACTGGAACGTGGAACGGTAAGGAAAGCAGCTCTGATTCTGCGTCTGATGAGAAtttgagtttgaaaagacGCGCAGAGAATAAAGCATCGCGTGCTGTACTGATGGATTCGAGCGAGGAGGATATCCCCCTGTCACAGAAAACAACGCGGAAGaaacacaagaaacacaagAAACGTAAGTTAAaaaaggaggagaaagaggaggagaccAAACCTAGTTACGACAGCGATGAGAATCTGTCTGCATTGCCCAGGAAGAAAGTCAAGACGGTTAAACGCGAGGAATCTTCCTCGGGATCCCCCGACGAGTCCGCTGTcaagagggagaaagaCGAGGAGGCGGAGGCGGAGGCTGCAGCTGAGTACAAGTGGTGGGAGGAACAAAACAACGACGATTCAATCAAGTGGACCACTTTAAAGCACAACGGTGTCATGTTCCCGCCGGATTACCAGCCGTTGCCCTCGCACGTGAAACTGTACTACGATAGGAAACCCGTGGATTTGCCCCTGCCAGCGGAGGAAGTGGCCGGGTTTTACGCGGCACTGTTGGGCACTCAGCACGCTGAAAACACgattttccaaaagaacTTCTTCCAGGATTTCTTGCAGATCCTGAGGGAGAACGGTGGTGCCCTAAATGGGATTAACATTGTGCTGTTTGATAAATGTGACTTCAGCAAGATCCATGGGTACttggaacagaaaaaggaggagaaaagGCAACTTAGTGCACAGGAGAGGAAACAACTGCGACAAGCGAAGgccgaggaggaggaaccgTACAAGTTCTGCGAGCTGGATGGCCGCCGTGAACAAGTCGGTAACTTCCGCGTGGAACCACCGGACTTGTTCAGAGGCCGTGGTGCGCACCCTAAGACAGGtaaattgaagagaaggGTGTACCCTGAAGACATAATGCTGAATCTGAGTAAAGATGCCCCCATACCACCGGCCCCAGAGGGTCACCATTGGGGGGAGATCCGACACGACAACGCCGTTCAATGGCTGGCGATGTGGAGGGAGAATATCTTTGGATCCTTCAAGTACGTGCGTCTGGCGGCAAATTCGTCTCTAAAAGGTCAGAGTGATTTTAAGAAGTTTGAGAAGGCGCGggagttgaaaaaatacatcGACAGTATCCGGCGTGACTACAggaagaacttgaagagtAAAGTGATGTTGGAAAGACAAAAAGCTGTCGCGTTGTACTTGATTGACGTGTTTGCGCTGAGAGCCGGTGGTGAGAAATCTGAGGATGAGGCGGACACCGTCGGGTGTTGTTCTCTGAGGTACGAGCATGTAACTTTGAGACCACCAAAGACTGTTatctttgattttttgggCAAAGATTCGATCCGGTTCTACCAGGAGGTTGAAGTCGACAAGCAGGtattcaaaaacttgacaATATTCAAGCGTCCACCGAAACAGCCTGGTCATCAACTGTTTGATAGGTTGGACCCGTCGCTATTAAACAAGCATCTTCAAAACTACATGCCTGGCTTGACCGCGAAAGTGTTCCGTACTTACAACGCATCCAAGACGATGCAGGATCAACTCGACCT contains:
- the TOP1 gene encoding DNA topoisomerase 1 (similar to Saccharomyces cerevisiae TOP1 (YOL006C); ancestral locus Anc_6.32) codes for the protein MTTGTWNGKESSSDSASDENLSLKRRAENKASRAVLMDSSEEDIPLSQKTTRKKHKKHKKRKLKKEEKEEETKPSYDSDENLSALPRKKVKTVKREESSSGSPDESAVKREKDEEAEAEAAAEYKWWEEQNNDDSIKWTTLKHNGVMFPPDYQPLPSHVKLYYDRKPVDLPLPAEEVAGFYAALLGTQHAENTIFQKNFFQDFLQILRENGGALNGINIVLFDKCDFSKIHGYLEQKKEEKRQLSAQERKQLRQAKAEEEEPYKFCELDGRREQVGNFRVEPPDLFRGRGAHPKTGKLKRRVYPEDIMLNLSKDAPIPPAPEGHHWGEIRHDNAVQWLAMWRENIFGSFKYVRLAANSSLKGQSDFKKFEKARELKKYIDSIRRDYRKNLKSKVMLERQKAVALYLIDVFALRAGGEKSEDEADTVGCCSLRYEHVTLRPPKTVIFDFLGKDSIRFYQEVEVDKQVFKNLTIFKRPPKQPGHQLFDRLDPSLLNKHLQNYMPGLTAKVFRTYNASKTMQDQLDLIPNEGTVAEKLLRYNAANRAVAILCNHQRTVTKSHAQSVEKAVQRIEELTWQKIRLKRTILQLEPSERKSDPTFFAEIDTLTREQEEAIHKRVLGRERAKYEKKFARENEKRQFDGGEPLPPSTLTEWLEKVDQMGQEFATELETGLVATKPSLNTVEKLQKQVQKLEERIKTATVQLRDKEENSEVSLGTSKINYIDPRLSVVFCKKYGVPIEKVFTKSLREKFKWATESVDAEWRF